One part of the Desulfonema ishimotonii genome encodes these proteins:
- a CDS encoding ABC transporter substrate-binding protein, giving the protein MSEKRLSGWWYCVIWLVCCICGFLPQKSQAARHKVLVVFSYHDGYPWQQQVREGIESVLADSCEFRYFSMDTKRHLKGGEQKAGEAYELYRQFQPDGVITVDDNVQSMFVVPYLKDKVKTPVMFCGVNAEPEKYGYPASNVSGILERYHMRESIDLAQQLVPSIKTVGYIMKDNPTASAACQRIQKDSANYPAHFVAFKMPKTLEEAVEMTNALKTQCDALFIGSTSGIQDDKGAPLSEDRVLPVIAETFGKPTITNNLYRVRYGALCTVVHMGQEQGEISARMLLRAMRGEAVSEIPVTKNEKGEAVINVTVLKALGIRPDPSVLTSARLVRTQVAQH; this is encoded by the coding sequence ATGTCCGAAAAGAGATTATCCGGCTGGTGGTATTGTGTCATATGGCTTGTCTGTTGTATTTGCGGATTCCTGCCTCAGAAAAGTCAGGCCGCCCGGCACAAGGTGCTGGTTGTCTTCAGCTACCACGATGGATATCCCTGGCAGCAGCAGGTCAGGGAAGGAATAGAGTCCGTGCTGGCGGATTCCTGTGAGTTCCGGTATTTCAGCATGGATACCAAACGTCATTTGAAAGGCGGCGAGCAGAAAGCCGGAGAGGCCTATGAATTGTATCGGCAGTTTCAGCCGGACGGGGTGATCACCGTTGATGATAATGTCCAGTCCATGTTCGTCGTTCCCTATCTGAAAGATAAGGTTAAAACACCGGTCATGTTCTGCGGCGTCAATGCGGAACCTGAAAAATACGGGTATCCGGCCTCCAACGTATCCGGGATTCTGGAACGCTACCACATGAGAGAATCCATTGACCTGGCCCAGCAGCTGGTCCCGTCCATCAAAACGGTCGGATACATCATGAAGGACAACCCCACGGCCAGCGCGGCCTGTCAGCGGATTCAAAAAGACTCCGCCAACTATCCGGCGCATTTTGTGGCGTTTAAGATGCCCAAAACCCTTGAAGAGGCCGTTGAAATGACGAATGCGCTTAAAACGCAATGCGATGCCCTGTTTATAGGGAGTACGTCGGGAATACAGGATGACAAAGGCGCTCCGCTTTCCGAAGACAGGGTGCTGCCCGTCATCGCGGAAACCTTTGGTAAGCCCACCATCACGAACAATCTTTACAGAGTCCGGTACGGTGCGTTGTGTACGGTCGTTCACATGGGACAGGAACAGGGAGAAATCTCGGCAAGAATGCTGTTACGGGCCATGCGGGGGGAGGCTGTATCAGAAATTCCCGTAACCAAAAATGAAAAGGGGGAAGCTGTTATTAACGTAACAGTTTTAAAAGCATTGGGCATCAGGCCCGATCCTTCGGTATTAACGTCGGCCCGGCTGGTCAGGACACAGGTCGCACAACATTGA